In Leptospira bourretii, the genomic window ATTCTAATATTTTCGTTTGCACTGACTGTAGAATATCTTTTCCAGACTTTACGGATTCATGAAAAATATCCTTCATTCCTTCTTCTGTAATGTATTCCGACTTTGGGTTCATTGCTTCACTGGCCCCATCGGTATACATAAAAAACATAGATCCTGTTTTTAATTGTACAGTTTGAACTTCATCATTTGCCGCAAAATTAATTCCCATAATCATGGGACTCATCCCTTTTAAAAACCTGGTTTCCCCATCCATATAAACAATTGGAGCCGGATGGCCTCCGTTGATATAAGAAAGTTTTAAGTCTTGATCTAGAATCGCATAACAAAAAGTAATCGCATAATCTTCAGGTAACACTAATTCCATGTTTTTTCTTAAATGTGCCACACGTTCTCTAAGATCCATAGTAGACACTAAGTTAAATAATTGCATTTTGAACATGGCACCAATGAGGGCCGCACTCGGTCCATGCCCAGAACAATCAGCAATGACAATATGGAGTTTTTTTTCTTCGATCCAAGAATCAACAAAGTCCCCACCAATTTGTAAGTAAGGATGGAACAAAGTCTGTGCTTTGATCCCGTTCCAAATAAAACTTTTTTCAGGAATGAGTTGGTCTTGGACACGCCTTGCTGTCTGTAATTCTTTTTCGTATTTACTTTTTTGTCTGTACAACTCGTCCTGTAAGTCCTTCAAACGAATGACAGAATGAATTTTTGCAACTAGTTCCCTTTTGTTGAAAGGTTTGTTAATAAAATCATCTCCACCATTTTTCATGGCTTCTTGAAACCCTACTTCTCTTTCGATTGAAGTGATAAAGAGGATCGGAAGGAGTTTGAACTGATCCATCGTCCGTAGTTCCCTACAAAAAGAAAACCCATCTTGGACCGGCATATTTACATCTAACAAAAGTGTATCGATTGCCGTGTTTAACAATACCAAACGTGCTTCTTCTGCAGAAAAGGCCGTATATGTTTTAAAACCTTCTTGTTGCAAAAGGTATTTCAAAAGTTCCACGTTTTCTGGAACGTCATCTACGATGAGAATGGTATGAGTAGATTCTTCTTTTGGCATATTCTAATCCAGTTCCGATTTCAGTTTGGATCTAATATCTTGGATTTTTTCACTACGGTTGGAAACAAGAAAAAGGAAAAGAAAGAGAAAGTGGAAGGCAATCACCCCAAGCCACATACTTTGTTTCATATCAGAATCCATCCCCCCTTTTCCAAGAACACTGCCAGGGTGGTTTCCTGGGTTTTCAATCCACCGAATAGCTCCCCAGGTAAGAACGGCACTCACGGCACAAAGGACGGAAAGATAAGCGGAAAGAATGGCTTTTTTGGATTTGGCAGGGACTAAATAACGGAAAATAAAATAACTTACCAAGGAAATACAAAGAATAAAGAAAGATTGTAACCTAGCATCCGTTTTGTCCCAAGGAACTCCCCAGGCGCTATAGGCCCAAATCGGGCCAGAAAACAAAACTCCAACCGCAAATAAAAAGGAAAGTTGGTTTGCAGTAAAGGCAAGTCTGTCCCAAAGCAAATTTCTGGTAAAAAGAAAAATTAGGGAAAAAACAAAAGAAAGGATTGGGCCATATAACGCAACCCAGGCGACCGGAACATGTAAATAAAAAATCCTGTGACTTAGTCCTTGTTCCAAAATGACATTAGGATACACTAACGAAAAGATAACGGCAAAGACAAGTGTGGTGCACACAACGAGATAAAAACCGATGTCGAAAACAGGGTGGAATATCCGAATCTTACGTTCCATTTTATTCCAAATTTTCAAAGATAGAAAGAAATTCTAGGAGAAAACAAGGTCTCAGTGCTCATTCCTAAGAATCTCAATCATCACCGAACCAAGCGTTGCATAAAAAATCATAAAAAACAAGAGAAGTCCCACGGACGGTAGGTAAAACCCTGGTTCCAGCCAATACCGATGTTCCGCTTCCAACCCAAAAAGAAATAGTGGAATGGAAAACGGCAGTTGCAACAAGGGAATGATAATTTCTTTCAAACGACTCTCAAAAGCGATGAGCCCAAGGGAAACTCCAAGAAACACAAGAGACCCACTACCAAGGTTAGCAAAAAGCCATTCTCCGAAAAACCGATCCATACTCATGTTTTGAAAGAAAACGGAAAGGACCAAAACAAGGGCACCATTCACAAGTATGGTACAAAACCAAATGGCAAAGGACTTGGCCAAATAAAGGGAAATTGGACTCACAAAAGAGAGACTTGCCTCCCAACCCATCGATTCTCGTTCTTCCCAAAGGCTTTGGCTTACAATCACAAAGTTAAGGATAAATATAATGGCCCATTTGATCCCACGTACACTTCTTTCCGTTAACATTTCATTTACTTCGATGGAGGTATAAAAAATAAATACCACAGAAACACTCAAAGTAAAAAGAGAAAGGATCCCACCAAGAGACCTACCAATCAGATAAAATTCTTTTTTAAGTAAGGTGAGTAACAAAAGCCCCCCCCTTTTCAATTTGTAATTGGGATGTACATTTTAATTCATCGGGAATCGAATGGAGGACTGCCAAAATCAATTTTGATTTGGATTCTTCATTGAGAAGATCGCTGAGAATTTTTGAGGAATCAGCATCTAACCCGGTGTAAGGTTCATCAAACAAAATCACATCTGCCGAAGAAAGTAGAACCCGAAGGATGGCAGCTTTTTGTTTCATTCCACGTGAAAAGGTATGAATGGGATCCCAAATCCGTTTTTGTAACCGGAAAGATTCTAAAAGTTGGTTTTTCCTTGTTTGGTCCAAAGGACGCCCGTCTAACTTTGCAAAATATTCTAAATTCTCTTCTAAACTTAAGGAGGAGTAAAATCCCAACTCATGACCAAGATAACTCAATTTTTTTTTGCCTTGGTGCCAAGTCCATTTGGGAGATGATAAAGAATGGTGGTAAATTTCTTTGAGAAGAGTGGACTTCCCTGCTCCATTTTCTCCGAGCACAGCCACAAGTCCTGTCTCAAAAAAAGAAAGATAAATCTCTTTCAGTAAGACCTTTTCGCCGACAGTTATAGTAAGCGCTTTTGTTTCCAAAAGGGTTTGGTTCATTCTACACCATGTTCTTCCGTAGCTTTAGTATCGCACTTCTGTTTTTATTCCCCACTCTGATTTGGGGACAAAAATTGATTGGAAACGTGGAATACCCAGAAATCCTCTGGGGCAAAGACCAAGAATTTGATACTTCTGATTTTCCCAATGGGTCTTTTATTTACCACAAAGACGATTTTATCCTCGCCAGGGGAAAACTCTTCCAAGGGGAACCTCCCAAATCAAATGGAAGTTTTACTTACGAACAAGAAACCATCACCAATTCTGGAAAATGGAATAATGATACTCTTGAAATTTTATTTTCAGAAAAACCAAATGTTCGTCTCGAAGTGATCAAACGTTTAGAAGCTGGCATTCGTTTTGATCCCCAATTTTTTCCTTTCCGATACAATTTAGGAAGATTGTATTCACTTGAAATGAAATATGAAAAAGCTTTGGTTGAATTTGAATATGCCAAAGCAGAAATGCCAGATTATTTTAAAACCTATCTCCACATTGCGATTCTTTCCGAAATCACACGCCAAGTGTATTATGCGATTATGAATTATAAACTGGCGGTAGAAAAAAATCCCTATGACACTGAGGCTTTAATCCGTCTGGCTGATCATTATTTGGCCACAGGTTTAAAAAACAGAGCACTTCTCTATTTAAACAAAGCCCTGAAGATTGAAGAAGAAAGTCCAAATGTGAAATTAGGATTTGCAAGACTCGAAATGGAAAAAGGAAATTTTCATATCGCATATAAAATTTTTAATCGCACCACTCTCACCACAGCGGAAGGAAAACCAAAACCTTACGATAAAAAATTTCATTATTATTTTGCAGAGACTGCTTCCAAAGTCACTGACTATGAAACGGCAGAAGAAGAATATACAAAGATGCTTACCTTTACAAATGATCCCTTTTTTGCCACAGTTTCTTCCAAAGTCATTGCAAGAAGACGTGACATTGCGAAAAAATTTGCCGAAGCAAAACGAACTCAATTGGATGATTCAGAAGAAGAAACAGCTCCCCCAAACGAATGATTCCTAGCTTCCTTTAATGTTTGTAACAACTGAGACTTTGGGTTTGATAGAATCTCATTCGTTGGACCAAATTCTACAATTTCTCCACCATCCAAAACAAAAATCTGATCACACATATACGATAAAAATCCTAAATCATGAGATACTATAAACATTCCTATGTTTTCAGTTTGGTTGATTTGTTTTAGTTCTTCTGCAATTTTTTTTTGGACAAGAACATCAAGAGCGGTGACAGGTTCATCCAAAAGTAAATATTCAGGAGAAGTGAGTAAGGCTCGAAGGATGGCAAATCGTTGCAATTGACCACCACTTAACTCTTGTTTTGTCCTTTCTAACAATTCTTTTGGCAAATCAAATCGGTCACAAAAAGTCTCAATACGAATCCGTTCTCTTTTTTTGGTATCCTCAGATAAAAAAATTCCCCTTTGGATACGGATTGGTTCGAGTAACAATTCTCTCATAGTGCCTATATGAGAAAAACTCCCATGTGGGTCTTGGAAGACTGGTTGTAGTTTGGGATTTTGCCTTTGGGGTAATTTCTCTTCTTTCCAATGCAGAGACCCACTCCACTTGTATCCAGATGTTTCGTCGAGTAGTCCTAAGGCCAACCGGAACAAAGTTGATTTCCCGGAACCTGATTTACCAATGAGGCCCGTAATCAGATTTGGCTTTGCTACTAAATTGATATTCTGTAAAAGTTGGCGTCCACCAATATGTACCGAAAT contains:
- a CDS encoding tetratricopeptide repeat protein, with the protein product MFFRSFSIALLFLFPTLIWGQKLIGNVEYPEILWGKDQEFDTSDFPNGSFIYHKDDFILARGKLFQGEPPKSNGSFTYEQETITNSGKWNNDTLEILFSEKPNVRLEVIKRLEAGIRFDPQFFPFRYNLGRLYSLEMKYEKALVEFEYAKAEMPDYFKTYLHIAILSEITRQVYYAIMNYKLAVEKNPYDTEALIRLADHYLATGLKNRALLYLNKALKIEEESPNVKLGFARLEMEKGNFHIAYKIFNRTTLTTAEGKPKPYDKKFHYYFAETASKVTDYETAEEEYTKMLTFTNDPFFATVSSKVIARRRDIAKKFAEAKRTQLDDSEEETAPPNE
- a CDS encoding ABC transporter ATP-binding protein gives rise to the protein MFTLKNISVHIGGRQLLQNINLVAKPNLITGLIGKSGSGKSTLFRLALGLLDETSGYKWSGSLHWKEEKLPQRQNPKLQPVFQDPHGSFSHIGTMRELLLEPIRIQRGIFLSEDTKKRERIRIETFCDRFDLPKELLERTKQELSGGQLQRFAILRALLTSPEYLLLDEPVTALDVLVQKKIAEELKQINQTENIGMFIVSHDLGFLSYMCDQIFVLDGGEIVEFGPTNEILSNPKSQLLQTLKEARNHSFGGAVSSSESSN
- a CDS encoding PP2C family protein-serine/threonine phosphatase, whose translation is MPKEESTHTILIVDDVPENVELLKYLLQQEGFKTYTAFSAEEARLVLLNTAIDTLLLDVNMPVQDGFSFCRELRTMDQFKLLPILFITSIEREVGFQEAMKNGGDDFINKPFNKRELVAKIHSVIRLKDLQDELYRQKSKYEKELQTARRVQDQLIPEKSFIWNGIKAQTLFHPYLQIGGDFVDSWIEEKKLHIVIADCSGHGPSAALIGAMFKMQLFNLVSTMDLRERVAHLRKNMELVLPEDYAITFCYAILDQDLKLSYINGGHPAPIVYMDGETRFLKGMSPMIMGINFAANDEVQTVQLKTGSMFFMYTDGASEAMNPKSEYITEEGMKDIFHESVKSGKDILQSVQTKILEFCGASTPSDDMAMVCIQL
- a CDS encoding heme exporter protein CcmB; the encoded protein is MLLTLLKKEFYLIGRSLGGILSLFTLSVSVVFIFYTSIEVNEMLTERSVRGIKWAIIFILNFVIVSQSLWEERESMGWEASLSFVSPISLYLAKSFAIWFCTILVNGALVLVLSVFFQNMSMDRFFGEWLFANLGSGSLVFLGVSLGLIAFESRLKEIIIPLLQLPFSIPLFLFGLEAEHRYWLEPGFYLPSVGLLLFFMIFYATLGSVMIEILRNEH
- a CDS encoding ABC transporter ATP-binding protein — its product is MNQTLLETKALTITVGEKVLLKEIYLSFFETGLVAVLGENGAGKSTLLKEIYHHSLSSPKWTWHQGKKKLSYLGHELGFYSSLSLEENLEYFAKLDGRPLDQTRKNQLLESFRLQKRIWDPIHTFSRGMKQKAAILRVLLSSADVILFDEPYTGLDADSSKILSDLLNEESKSKLILAVLHSIPDELKCTSQLQIEKGGAFVTHLT
- the ccsA gene encoding cytochrome c biogenesis protein CcsA; translation: MERKIRIFHPVFDIGFYLVVCTTLVFAVIFSLVYPNVILEQGLSHRIFYLHVPVAWVALYGPILSFVFSLIFLFTRNLLWDRLAFTANQLSFLFAVGVLFSGPIWAYSAWGVPWDKTDARLQSFFILCISLVSYFIFRYLVPAKSKKAILSAYLSVLCAVSAVLTWGAIRWIENPGNHPGSVLGKGGMDSDMKQSMWLGVIAFHFLFLFLFLVSNRSEKIQDIRSKLKSELD